In the genome of Pseudorasbora parva isolate DD20220531a chromosome 10, ASM2467924v1, whole genome shotgun sequence, one region contains:
- the mrpl57 gene encoding large ribosomal subunit protein mL63 yields MFLTLALLRKGIPGKQWIGKYRRPRVVTWQMKRNTIKRLEQEAENEYWISRPFMTLEQERGHAAQRREWMWQKIKDAQQAKFPEHKYIADQLNHLKITKTWSS; encoded by the coding sequence ATGTTCTTGACTCTGGCACTTTTGCGAAAGGGGATCCCAGGAAAGCAGTGGATCGGGAAGTACCGTCGACCACGAGTAGTCACCTGGCAGATGAAACGGAATACGATTAAACGCCTGGAACAGGAAGCGGAGAATGAATACTGGATCAGCCGACCGTTCATGACGCTGGAACAAGAGCGAGGCCACGCAGCGCAGAGGCGGGAGTGGATGTGGCAGAAAATCAAAGATGCACAACAAGCCAAGTTTCCTGAACACAAATACATCGCAGACCAACTCAACCACCTGAAAATCACTAAGACCTGGTCCAGCTAA